A genomic segment from Zygotorulaspora mrakii chromosome 1, complete sequence encodes:
- the PMT7 gene encoding putative dolichyl-phosphate-mannose--protein mannosyltransferase (similar to Saccharomyces cerevisiae YDR307W; ancestral locus Anc_5.328), whose translation MSKHYSGEAQELDKRSSELDGPFRKYEPANIYWIKRVGRLDVVDIALGLSIAVGFSAYVISYHSDLQRQGLTDRETELYDAIGYYKQNKFYLGPLPPFGFLLYSFFSYEVQDMRMISLYFASATLSLFYWVLRRTNTSRILALFGVFSIAYLPLFRSEASSVTLETLQWLFFAMSFLFWQNVKCSKNLSRSWICHLAGLGISLGLAMSTKFIGLFTWIWIITLVLINFWNVMGDVNMTTCQLACYAVYKFFFLGLIPFAIFTSCYVYELNSWRNDSPEFSSYMSREFKTFLRGPHDYPKHLYYGSVITLRHLDSLGGYLHSHNFTYKGGSQEQQVTLIQLEYDHENEWIIEHSNPALNIGPRFRIVHDMAKIKLRHRSTGLLLRASSAKPPVTEQEYDLEVSCTGGYDYVGDSDETWLINAINGAVRDPIEPLNAILRFTNEGHKCQMIAHDIRLPDWGFNQQEVLCLEHATMNRALFQIDQVKPDPSRSTECTTYFGETKELFKYFKLIVELLKKQYKYNYYEKNYKQEGPIKPETWPVYISRDRYVDSIWCSSLISLLVFGIFEIIQAWRYNPWKDSSNNQESMNRKIYQDFGITCSIGWFLHFYPLLKSPHDNVEIVQYMPSLFMGLLSVFQTFTMSYHLHPLIFLCICCYIIFVIYY comes from the coding sequence ATGTCCAAACATTACTCCGGGGAAGCTCAAGAACTTGATAAAAGGTCATCGGAGCTAGATGGGCCATTTAGAAAGTATGAGCCAGCGAATATATACTGGATTAAGCGAGTTGGACGACTTGATGTCGTTGATATAGCACTGGGACTCTCAATTGCAGTGGGATTTAGTGCATATGTGATAAGCTATCATTCGGATCTTCAGAGGCAGGGCCTTACGGACCGTGAAACAGAATTATACGATGCAATTGGTTACTATAAACAGAACAAGTTCTACTTAGGACCTCTGCCACCATTTGGGTTTCTGTTAtactcatttttttcttatgaGGTGCAAGATATGAGAATGATTTCACTCTATTTTGCTTCTGCCACTCTTTCGCTATTTTATTGGGTCTTGAGAAGAACAAATACAAGTCGTATTCTAGCTCTTTTTGGTGTTTTTAGTATCGCGTACCTTCCTCTTTTCAGATCAGAAGCATCGTCAGTAACTCTCGAGACATTGCAATGGTTGTTTTTTGCCatgtcttttcttttctggcAAAACGTCAAGTGCTCAAAGAACCTAAGTCGTTCATGGATTTGTCATTTGGCAGGTTTAGGTATTTCGCTTGGCCTTGCTATGTCTACAAAGTTCATTGGCTTGTTCACATGGATTTGGATCATCACTTTAGTGCTCATCAACTTTTGGAATGTCATGGGTGATGTGAATATGACGACCTGTCAATTGGCATGTTATGCCgtttacaaatttttcttcctggGGCTTATACCTTTCGCTATATTTACGTCGTGTTACGTTTACGAGTTAAACAGTTGGCGCAATGACAGTCCTGAGTTCTCTTCTTACATGTCGCGTGAGTTTAAAACGTTCTTAAGAGGACCTCACGATTATCCTAAACATTTGTATTACGGTTCAGTTATTACTTTGCGCCATTTGGATTCGCTCGGTGGCTATTTGCATTCGCACAATTTCACCTATAAAGGTGGTTCTCAAGAACAGCAAGTAACACTAATACAGTTAGAATATGatcatgaaaatgaatggaTTATTGAACACAGTAATCCAGCCCTCAACATTGGTCCCAGATTTCGTATTGTACACGATATGGCCAAAATAAAATTAAGACATCGCTCAACTGGTCTACTCTTAAGAGCGTCATCTGCTAAGCCACCGGTAACTGAGCAAGAATATGACCTTGAAGTATCGTGCACGGGAGGCTATGATTATGTTGGTGACTCTGATGAAACCTGGCTCATCAATGCAATAAACGGTGCAGTGAGGGACCCAATTGAACCTTTAAATGCTATTCTAAGATTTACTAATGAGGGTCATAAATGTCAAATGATAGCTCATGATATAAGGTTGCCAGATTGGGGGTTCAATCAGCAGGAAGTGCTGTGTCTCGAACATGCAACGATGAATAGGGCGCTCTTCCAAATTGATCAAGTCAAGCCGGATCCATCTCGTAGCACCGAATGCACTACGTATTTTGGTGAAACAAAAGAGCTTTTCAAGTATTTTAAGCTGATAGTtgaattgttgaagaaacaaTATAAGTATAACTATTATGAGAAAAACTATAAACAAGAAGGACCAATCAAACCAGAAACATGGCCTGTTTATATCTCTCGTGATAGATATGTTGACAGTATTTGGTGTTCGTCattgatatctttattGGTATTTgggatttttgaaataattcAAGCTTGGAGATATAACCCTTGGAAagattcatcaaataaCCAAGAATCCATGAATCgcaaaatatatcaagATTTCGGCATTACTTGCTCTATAGGATGGTTTTTGCACTTCTATCCGCTATTGAAATCACCCCATGACAATGTAGAAATAGTTCAGTATATGCCGAGTCTTTTCATGGGACTGCTTTCAGTCTTCCAAACTTTTACGATGAGTTATCATTTGCATCCTTTAATTTTCTTATGCATATGCTGCTATATTATTTTTGTGATCTATTATTGA
- the SRB7 gene encoding Srb7p (similar to Saccharomyces cerevisiae SRB7 (YDR308C); ancestral locus Anc_5.329), translated as MTDRLTQLQICLDQMMEQFCATLNYIDKNHDFMPVDESEAKMADKHAVVAPPEEFSNTIDELSTDIILKTRQIMKLIDSLPGVDVSAEEQMHKIDVLQKELVKVEDQKIEAIKEKDKLQKDVSEMIKFFAGGIAESREALVSTATKDSLQIGGNA; from the coding sequence ATGACCGACAGGCTAACTCAATTACAAATATGTCTCGACCAGATGATGGAACAGTTCTGCGCAACATTGAATTATATTGACAAAAATCATGATTTCATGCCTGTTGATGAATCTGAGGCTAAAATGGCAGACAAACATGCTGTAGTGGCTCCCCCAGAGGAGTTTTCAAACACTATTGATGAGCTATCAACAGATATAATACTTAAAACGAGGCAGATTATGAAACTTATTGATTCCTTGCCTGGGGTCGATGTTTCTGCTGAAGAACAGATGCACAAGATTGATGTATTACAAAAAGAGCTTGTAAAGGTGGAAGACCAAAAGATAGAAGCcatcaaagagaaagatAAACTACAGAAAGATGTAAGTGAAATGATAAAGTTTTTCGCTGGTGGAATTGCTGAATCTAGAGAAGCTCTTGTATCGACAGCCACAAAGGACTCTTTGCAAATTGGTGGCAACGCTTAA